The proteins below come from a single Oryzias latipes chromosome 14, ASM223467v1 genomic window:
- the LOC101156673 gene encoding arf-GAP with Rho-GAP domain, ANK repeat and PH domain-containing protein 1 isoform X1, which yields MTSPFSPVPKPRARLTRGSQSSITSLERCNGFENMAPDALQLNTGNDAPSLPVSSGLNHGVLPSLKGTADISVNSVPSQPAVADPIPTPSAPPPIDFLANIISTQIPVLSSDANAVANPSAAAFCSAPSTSAPAMNLESIFTSFANIPGFSGIVSSVANPVNNSSPSAPPLVSNGCGSPLNEPSNNHTDVEALSQLVISSLDPINGVKLPPIESPPETRDAAKEENPYVTVLSSWTNQEDGDTESSIEEELPVATASSDQPADNRASSNHVPLIPARPAPPRPADKKPQAAKQQIPRKATIRVSRKKGGRSPPAPQSTVVRNSWLDVWKGFRHNVYWVTMDGQLMSMWKKRSDRFSEILFHVSSITNVKKLDKGRFSVYFKKKRYDFLAHNDDVQEGWVTSLLATRGQPSPTPPEVHGQITIKETRSRAYAAVFGYDMWIYTNKDNFQLGIASFIVPLTVACVKPTGKQSFILTVPQKTLNLTVESNKDLTTWLNCLEAAICSALSCSQVALRLRENPHNKVCADCGEANPDWASVNLLLSICKSCADHHRNLSSNLSKVRSMLDTKIWTEPIIQLFVTYGNKLANQVWAPAVPAAEQLHPKSTDEERSKFIQDKYSRGRYRRVHPLSSSRAMMEQRLCQVVCTSDLEETMSLICSGAKVCPSDPQSPSPISLAEKANQALQMQFLRLNEYTEVPQHRPQAAHRRLDSTPTGEEEEELHGKLEEDRFLFSLENNSAACDVLDLREVLSVFLNNGSKHGFDLVTLDDQLTCEANSREEMLEHLIYILKVILPAGVSYAEVGTAIAVCKVCVVGVGGSSNPSDAWLLLWEDGVSIHPINKQTQQAVMMELSMLNVSGWDPSDNIITMKISERSVSLRFEESYSCQTWFSYMQKALANRNAIQQQPQTNQGINTGFQSSVSPAIERCISHITTYGLKVEGVYRRCGLATKVNKLVEALKTSPNSAPLEGDEQGVLDACSALKKYIRDQDSIVPTTQRQRWLQAAGMQLANPDESCRFKEYRRLLRQLPDNNKATLNALFGHFYMVQVFSQENKMSAYNLAVVLAPSLFQVMNQDMIQLTKEFIIHHTLLFLTPEKQKPVEEEVEVEITIL from the exons ATGACTTCTCCATTTTCCCCGGTTCCAAAGCCTCGAGCTCGCTTGACGAGGGGCAGTCAGAGCTCCATCACCTCTCTGGAAAG ATGCAACGGCTTTGAAAACATGGCTCCAGACGCACTTCAGCTGAACACAG GTAATGATGCCCCTTCTCTTCCTGTCTCGTCTGGACTGAACCATGGAGTCTTACCCTCTTTGAAAGGCACAGCTGACATCTCTGTCAACAGCGTCCCATCTCAACCAGCGGTTGCCGATCCCATCCCAACTCCTTCAGCCCCCCCACCCATTGACTTCTTGGCTAACATCATCTCCACGCAGATACCTGTATTATCAAGTGATGCCAATGCAGTGGCAAATCCCTCTGCAGCTGCATTTTGCTCCGCCCCTTCTACATCTGCACCTGCCATGAATCTGGAAAGCATTTTCACTTCGTTCGCTAACATTCCTGGTTTTTCAGGGATTGTTAGTAGTGTTGCTAATCCAGTGAATAACTCCTCACCATCAGCCCCACCCCTTGTTTCCAATGGATGTGGATCACCTCTGAATGAACCCAGCAACAACCACACAG ATGTCGAAGCGCTGTCACAGCTAGTGATCTCATCTCTTGATCCAATCAACGGAGTTAAGTTACCACCTATAGAGAGCCCTCCTGAAACCAGGGATGCAG CTAAAGAAGAAAATCCATACGTCACCGTGCTGTCCAGCTGGACCAATCAGGAGGATGGAGACACAGAGTCGTCCATTGAAGAGGAGCTTCCAGTTGCAACAGCCAGTTCTGACCAACCAGCAGATAACAG AGCGTCATCAAACCATGTGCCTTTGATCCCGGCCCGACCAGCACCGCCTCGACCTGCAGACAAAAAGCCACAGGCTGCAAAGCAGCAGATCCCGAG GAAAGCCACCATACGTGTTTCTAGGAAAAAGGGAGGACGCAGTCCTCCAGCTCCTCAAAGCACTGTGGTCCGGAACAGCTGGTTGGATGTCTGGAAAggtttcag GCATAACGTCTACTGGGTTACCATGGATGGACAGCTCATGTCAATGTGGAAGAAGCGCTCT GACCGTTTCAGTGAGATCCTGTTCCATGTCTCCAGTATCACTAATGTGAAAAAGCTGGACAAAGGTAGATTCTCTGTGTACTTCAAGAAGAAACGTTACGACTTCTTGGCTCACAACGATG ATGTTCAGGAAGGATGGGTCACATCTCTGCTGGCAACTCGAGGGCAGCCAAGCCCCACCCCTCCGGAGGTGCATGGACAAATCACCATCAAGGAAACACGGAGTCGTGCATATGCTGCAGTCTTTGGATATGACATGTGGATTTATACCAACAAGGACAACTTCCAGCTGGGCATTGCCTCCTTCATTGTCCCCCTGACTGTAGCATGTGTCAAGCCCACAGGAAAACAATCCTTCATTCTCACCGTTCCACAAAAGACATTAAA CTTGACGGTTGAGTCGAACAAGGACCTGACCACCTGGCTGAACTGCCTGGAAGCAGCCATCTGCAGTGCCCTGTCTTGCAGCCAGGTAGCACTGCGTCTAAGAGAAAACCCCCACAACAAGGTGTGTGCTGACTGTGGTGAAGCCAATCCAGACTGGGCATCGGTTAACCTGCTGCTGAGCATCTGTAAGAGCTGTGCAG ATCACCATCGAAATCTGAGTAGCAACCTGTCCAAGGTGCGTAGTATGTTAGACACCAAGATCTGGACTGAACCAATCATACAG CTGTTTGTTACCTATGGGAACAAGTTGGCTAATCAGGTGTGGGCTCCAGCTGTGCCTGCCGCCGAGCAGCTGCACCCCAAGTCTACAGATGAAGAGAGGTCAAAATTCATACAGGACAAGTACAGCAGGGGGCGCTACAGACGAGTCCACCCTCTATCATCCAGTCGTGCCATGATGGAACAG CGGCTGTGTCAGGTGGTCTGCACCAGTGACCTGGAGGAGACCATGTCTCTGATCTGCTCAGGAGCAAAG GTGTGTCCATCTGACCCACAAAGCCCCTCTCCCATCAGTCTGGCTGAAAAAGCCAATCAGGCATTACAGATGCAGTTTCTGCGTCTGAACGAATACACAG AGGTCCCACAACACAGGCCCCAAGCAGCCCACAGAAGACTAGACTCCACCCCAACAG gtgaagaagaggaggagcttcATGGTAAACTGGAAGAAGATCGTTTCCTCTTCTCATTGGAGAACAATTCTGCAGCCTGTGATGTTCTGGACCTGCGGGAGGTTCTGTCTGTCTTCCTCAATAATGG GTCCAAACACGGGTTTGACCTGGTGACACTGGATGATCAGCTGACCTGCGAGGcaaacagcagagaggagatGCTGGAACACCTGATTTACATTCTGAAG GTGATTCTGCCAGCAGGTGTGTCTTATGCTGAGGTGGGCACCGCTATTGCTGTTTGTAAAGTCTGTGTGGTTGGAGTGGGCGGCAGTTCAAACCCCTCAGATGCCTGGTTGTTGCTGTGGGAGGATGGGGTCAGCATTCACCCCATCAACAAGCAGACACAGCAAGCTGTGATGATGGAACTAAGCATGCTAAATGTCTCAG GGTGGGATCCATCTGACAACATTATAACAATGAAAATCTCCGAAAG gaGTGTGTCACTGCGCTTTGAGGAGTCCTACAGCTGTCAGACATGGTTCAGCTACATGCAGAAAGCTCTAGCAAATAGAAATGCCATCCAGCAGCAACCCCAAACCAATCAGGGGATAAATACAGGTTTCCAAAGTTCTGTGTCCCCGGCCATTGAGCGCTGCATCTCCCACATCACGACCTATG GTCTAAAAGTGGAGGGTGTGTACCGCCGCTGTGGCCTAGCCACCAAGGTTAACAAGTTGGTTGAGGCACTGAAGACATCACCAAACTCTGCCCCACTTGAAGGTGATGAGCAGGGCGTGCTGGACGCTTGCTCCGCCCTTAAGAAGTACATTCGTGACCAGGATAGTATTGTCCCCACCACACAGCGGCAGAGATGGCTGCAAGCCGCAGGTATGCAGCTGG CAAATCCAGATGAAAGCTGCCGGTTCAAGGAGTATAGACGGTTACTACGACAACTGCCTGACAACAACAAAGCTACACTGAATGCACTGTTTGGACACTTCTACAT GGTTCAGGTCTTCTCTCAGGAGAACAAGATGTCTGCTTACAACCTGGCCGTGGTTCTGGCTCCATCTCTGTTTCAGGTGATGAATCAGGACATGATTCAGCTCACCAAAGAGTTCATCATCCACCACACGCTGCTCTTCCTG ACTCCAGAGAAGCAGAAGcctgtggaggaggaggtggaagtGGAGATCACCATCCTCTGA
- the LOC101156673 gene encoding arf-GAP with Rho-GAP domain, ANK repeat and PH domain-containing protein 1 isoform X2, with protein sequence MTSPFSPVPKPRARLTRGSQSSITSLERCNGFENMAPDALQLNTGNDAPSLPVSSGLNHGVLPSLKGTADISVNSVPSQPAVADPIPTPSAPPPIDFLANIISTQIPVLSSDANAVANPSAAAFCSAPSTSAPAMNLESIFTSFANIPGFSGIVSSVANPVNNSSPSAPPLVSNGCGSPLNEPSNNHTDVEALSQLVISSLDPINGVKLPPIESPPETRDAAKEENPYVTVLSSWTNQEDGDTESSIEEELPVATASSDQPADNRASSNHVPLIPARPAPPRPADKKPQAAKQQIPRKATIRVSRKKGGRSPPAPQSTVVRNSWLDVWKGFRHNVYWVTMDGQLMSMWKKRSDRFSEILFHVSSITNVKKLDKGRFSVYFKKKRYDFLAHNDDVQEGWVTSLLATRGQPSPTPPEVHGQITIKETRSRAYAAVFGYDMWIYTNKDNFQLGIASFIVPLTVACVKPTGKQSFILTVPQKTLNLTVESNKDLTTWLNCLEAAICSALSCSQVALRLRENPHNKVCADCGEANPDWASVNLLLSICKSCADHHRNLSSNLSKVRSMLDTKIWTEPIIQLFVTYGNKLANQVWAPAVPAAEQLHPKSTDEERSKFIQDKYSRGRYRRVHPLSSSRAMMEQRLCQVVCTSDLEETMSLICSGAKVCPSDPQSPSPISLAEKANQALQMQFLRLNEYTEVPQHRPQAAHRRLDSTPTGEEEEELHGKLEEDRFLFSLENNSAACDVLDLREVLSVFLNNGSKHGFDLVTLDDQLTCEANSREEMLEHLIYILKVILPAGVSYAEVGTAIAVCKVCVVGVGGSSNPSDAWLLLWEDGVSIHPINKQTQQAVMMELSMLNVSGWDPSDNIITMKISERSVSLRFEESYSCQTWFSYMQKALANRNAIQQQPQTNQGINTGFQSSVSPAIERCISHITTYGLKVEGVYRRCGLATKVNKLVEALKTSPNSAPLEGDEQGVLDACSALKKYIRDQDSIVPTTQRQRWLQAAANPDESCRFKEYRRLLRQLPDNNKATLNALFGHFYMVQVFSQENKMSAYNLAVVLAPSLFQVMNQDMIQLTKEFIIHHTLLFLTPEKQKPVEEEVEVEITIL encoded by the exons ATGACTTCTCCATTTTCCCCGGTTCCAAAGCCTCGAGCTCGCTTGACGAGGGGCAGTCAGAGCTCCATCACCTCTCTGGAAAG ATGCAACGGCTTTGAAAACATGGCTCCAGACGCACTTCAGCTGAACACAG GTAATGATGCCCCTTCTCTTCCTGTCTCGTCTGGACTGAACCATGGAGTCTTACCCTCTTTGAAAGGCACAGCTGACATCTCTGTCAACAGCGTCCCATCTCAACCAGCGGTTGCCGATCCCATCCCAACTCCTTCAGCCCCCCCACCCATTGACTTCTTGGCTAACATCATCTCCACGCAGATACCTGTATTATCAAGTGATGCCAATGCAGTGGCAAATCCCTCTGCAGCTGCATTTTGCTCCGCCCCTTCTACATCTGCACCTGCCATGAATCTGGAAAGCATTTTCACTTCGTTCGCTAACATTCCTGGTTTTTCAGGGATTGTTAGTAGTGTTGCTAATCCAGTGAATAACTCCTCACCATCAGCCCCACCCCTTGTTTCCAATGGATGTGGATCACCTCTGAATGAACCCAGCAACAACCACACAG ATGTCGAAGCGCTGTCACAGCTAGTGATCTCATCTCTTGATCCAATCAACGGAGTTAAGTTACCACCTATAGAGAGCCCTCCTGAAACCAGGGATGCAG CTAAAGAAGAAAATCCATACGTCACCGTGCTGTCCAGCTGGACCAATCAGGAGGATGGAGACACAGAGTCGTCCATTGAAGAGGAGCTTCCAGTTGCAACAGCCAGTTCTGACCAACCAGCAGATAACAG AGCGTCATCAAACCATGTGCCTTTGATCCCGGCCCGACCAGCACCGCCTCGACCTGCAGACAAAAAGCCACAGGCTGCAAAGCAGCAGATCCCGAG GAAAGCCACCATACGTGTTTCTAGGAAAAAGGGAGGACGCAGTCCTCCAGCTCCTCAAAGCACTGTGGTCCGGAACAGCTGGTTGGATGTCTGGAAAggtttcag GCATAACGTCTACTGGGTTACCATGGATGGACAGCTCATGTCAATGTGGAAGAAGCGCTCT GACCGTTTCAGTGAGATCCTGTTCCATGTCTCCAGTATCACTAATGTGAAAAAGCTGGACAAAGGTAGATTCTCTGTGTACTTCAAGAAGAAACGTTACGACTTCTTGGCTCACAACGATG ATGTTCAGGAAGGATGGGTCACATCTCTGCTGGCAACTCGAGGGCAGCCAAGCCCCACCCCTCCGGAGGTGCATGGACAAATCACCATCAAGGAAACACGGAGTCGTGCATATGCTGCAGTCTTTGGATATGACATGTGGATTTATACCAACAAGGACAACTTCCAGCTGGGCATTGCCTCCTTCATTGTCCCCCTGACTGTAGCATGTGTCAAGCCCACAGGAAAACAATCCTTCATTCTCACCGTTCCACAAAAGACATTAAA CTTGACGGTTGAGTCGAACAAGGACCTGACCACCTGGCTGAACTGCCTGGAAGCAGCCATCTGCAGTGCCCTGTCTTGCAGCCAGGTAGCACTGCGTCTAAGAGAAAACCCCCACAACAAGGTGTGTGCTGACTGTGGTGAAGCCAATCCAGACTGGGCATCGGTTAACCTGCTGCTGAGCATCTGTAAGAGCTGTGCAG ATCACCATCGAAATCTGAGTAGCAACCTGTCCAAGGTGCGTAGTATGTTAGACACCAAGATCTGGACTGAACCAATCATACAG CTGTTTGTTACCTATGGGAACAAGTTGGCTAATCAGGTGTGGGCTCCAGCTGTGCCTGCCGCCGAGCAGCTGCACCCCAAGTCTACAGATGAAGAGAGGTCAAAATTCATACAGGACAAGTACAGCAGGGGGCGCTACAGACGAGTCCACCCTCTATCATCCAGTCGTGCCATGATGGAACAG CGGCTGTGTCAGGTGGTCTGCACCAGTGACCTGGAGGAGACCATGTCTCTGATCTGCTCAGGAGCAAAG GTGTGTCCATCTGACCCACAAAGCCCCTCTCCCATCAGTCTGGCTGAAAAAGCCAATCAGGCATTACAGATGCAGTTTCTGCGTCTGAACGAATACACAG AGGTCCCACAACACAGGCCCCAAGCAGCCCACAGAAGACTAGACTCCACCCCAACAG gtgaagaagaggaggagcttcATGGTAAACTGGAAGAAGATCGTTTCCTCTTCTCATTGGAGAACAATTCTGCAGCCTGTGATGTTCTGGACCTGCGGGAGGTTCTGTCTGTCTTCCTCAATAATGG GTCCAAACACGGGTTTGACCTGGTGACACTGGATGATCAGCTGACCTGCGAGGcaaacagcagagaggagatGCTGGAACACCTGATTTACATTCTGAAG GTGATTCTGCCAGCAGGTGTGTCTTATGCTGAGGTGGGCACCGCTATTGCTGTTTGTAAAGTCTGTGTGGTTGGAGTGGGCGGCAGTTCAAACCCCTCAGATGCCTGGTTGTTGCTGTGGGAGGATGGGGTCAGCATTCACCCCATCAACAAGCAGACACAGCAAGCTGTGATGATGGAACTAAGCATGCTAAATGTCTCAG GGTGGGATCCATCTGACAACATTATAACAATGAAAATCTCCGAAAG gaGTGTGTCACTGCGCTTTGAGGAGTCCTACAGCTGTCAGACATGGTTCAGCTACATGCAGAAAGCTCTAGCAAATAGAAATGCCATCCAGCAGCAACCCCAAACCAATCAGGGGATAAATACAGGTTTCCAAAGTTCTGTGTCCCCGGCCATTGAGCGCTGCATCTCCCACATCACGACCTATG GTCTAAAAGTGGAGGGTGTGTACCGCCGCTGTGGCCTAGCCACCAAGGTTAACAAGTTGGTTGAGGCACTGAAGACATCACCAAACTCTGCCCCACTTGAAGGTGATGAGCAGGGCGTGCTGGACGCTTGCTCCGCCCTTAAGAAGTACATTCGTGACCAGGATAGTATTGTCCCCACCACACAGCGGCAGAGATGGCTGCAAGCCGCAG CAAATCCAGATGAAAGCTGCCGGTTCAAGGAGTATAGACGGTTACTACGACAACTGCCTGACAACAACAAAGCTACACTGAATGCACTGTTTGGACACTTCTACAT GGTTCAGGTCTTCTCTCAGGAGAACAAGATGTCTGCTTACAACCTGGCCGTGGTTCTGGCTCCATCTCTGTTTCAGGTGATGAATCAGGACATGATTCAGCTCACCAAAGAGTTCATCATCCACCACACGCTGCTCTTCCTG ACTCCAGAGAAGCAGAAGcctgtggaggaggaggtggaagtGGAGATCACCATCCTCTGA